One genomic region from Kamptonema formosum PCC 6407 encodes:
- the menA gene encoding 2-carboxy-1,4-naphthoquinone phytyltransferase yields the protein MTTKLIEPSNSKLWLAAIKPPMYSVAIIPIWVGTAIAFAETKRINAPIFSTFLMAAILILAWLNLSNDVFDADTGIDKNKAHSVVNLTGNKTLIFWLSNLFLALGVSGIFAISWWQQDPTVIWLVIVCCILGYSYQGPPFRLGYQGLGEIICFFTFGPLAVAAAYYSQTQAWSRTNFAASVIVGVVTSIILFCSHFHQIEDDLAAGKKSPIVRLGTKTGANLLVWLCGSLFALTIAFYALGFFPIWTLLIFGSLPFAIKLCRHVNEYHGQPGKVSNSKFIAVALHFISGLLLGLGFVLPIG from the coding sequence ATGACAACAAAATTAATTGAGCCTAGCAACAGTAAGTTATGGCTAGCGGCAATCAAGCCGCCGATGTACAGCGTGGCGATTATTCCAATTTGGGTGGGAACTGCGATCGCTTTTGCTGAAACTAAAAGGATTAATGCGCCAATTTTTTCTACTTTTCTCATGGCAGCCATTTTAATTTTGGCTTGGCTGAATCTCAGCAATGATGTATTTGATGCAGACACAGGCATTGATAAAAACAAGGCTCATTCTGTTGTTAACTTGACGGGAAATAAAACTTTGATTTTCTGGTTGAGCAATTTATTTTTAGCTCTAGGTGTGTCGGGAATTTTCGCGATCTCCTGGTGGCAACAAGACCCAACGGTGATTTGGCTGGTAATCGTATGCTGCATTTTAGGCTATAGCTATCAAGGGCCACCTTTCCGTTTAGGATATCAGGGCTTAGGGGAAATTATTTGCTTTTTTACTTTTGGCCCTTTGGCTGTAGCCGCAGCTTATTACAGTCAAACTCAAGCTTGGTCGAGAACAAATTTTGCTGCCTCTGTAATTGTGGGAGTTGTTACTAGCATTATCTTATTTTGTTCTCATTTTCACCAAATTGAAGATGATTTAGCGGCTGGGAAAAAATCACCCATTGTCAGGCTGGGGACAAAAACAGGTGCTAATTTATTAGTATGGTTATGCGGTAGTCTGTTTGCTTTGACTATTGCATTTTATGCTCTGGGCTTTTTCCCAATTTGGACGTTATTAATTTTTGGGAGTTTACCATTTGCAATCAAGCTTTGTCGCCATGTCAACGAGTATCACGGTCAACCTGGAAAGGTTAGCAATTCTAAGTTTATAGCAGTAGCTTTGCATTTTATTAGTGGTTTACTGCTGGGATTAGGGTTTGTCTTACCCATCGGATGA
- a CDS encoding retropepsin-like aspartic protease gives MTKRRRYQKTYHLFPHGRNLLRVQATVGAIESGDFVRLRLLVDTGASFTILPIQVLKDLGYDIHNPLRRQEIFTGQGRIYAPVVRTSWFNCVGQLIENFEIIAHDIPSPLRLDGLLGMDFLCPFRAVISVSSAEIRYQRR, from the coding sequence GTGACAAAAAGAAGACGTTATCAAAAAACTTATCACTTATTCCCTCACGGGCGGAATTTGCTTAGAGTGCAAGCAACTGTCGGCGCTATAGAAAGCGGTGACTTTGTTCGGCTACGTTTGTTAGTGGATACGGGAGCCAGTTTTACTATCTTGCCGATTCAGGTATTAAAGGATTTAGGTTATGATATTCATAATCCTTTACGCAGGCAAGAAATATTTACAGGTCAAGGAAGAATCTATGCTCCTGTTGTTAGGACATCTTGGTTCAACTGTGTAGGGCAACTAATAGAGAATTTTGAAATAATTGCCCATGATATACCATCACCTCTCCGTTTAGATGGTCTTCTTGGCATGGATTTTCTCTGCCCTTTTCGAGCAGTAATCTCCGTTAGCAGTGCGGAAATTCGCTATCAGCGCAGGTAA
- the menH gene encoding 2-succinyl-6-hydroxy-2,4-cyclohexadiene-1-carboxylate synthase, which translates to MIIKIGNYQFHYFLKGSNYQPIILFLHGFMGNNQDFDAAISLLYQNFYCLAVDLPGHGKTRVIGGEDCYTMPKTAQALITLLDNLEIDKCLLFGYSMGGRLALYMSLYFPSRFDKVILESASPGLRQKSEREQRLQADLHLVQKLKTSDFKDFLLNWYNQPLFKSLKVRQDFEQLIERKLDNNPIELAKSLRNMGTGNQPSLWEELEKNKKPMLLLTGEYDDKFIAINTEMASLCPKAKLEVIPKTGHNIHLENPNKFVTILMKFYCSAES; encoded by the coding sequence ATGATAATAAAAATTGGAAATTATCAATTTCACTATTTTTTAAAGGGCAGCAATTATCAACCGATAATCTTATTTTTACACGGATTTATGGGCAACAATCAGGACTTTGACGCAGCAATTTCCCTATTATACCAAAATTTCTATTGTCTAGCAGTTGATCTTCCCGGACACGGAAAAACCAGAGTTATTGGTGGTGAAGATTGCTATACAATGCCTAAGACAGCCCAAGCCTTGATAACATTACTAGACAATCTAGAAATTGATAAATGTTTGTTATTTGGCTATTCAATGGGTGGGCGATTGGCACTATACATGAGCCTTTATTTTCCCTCCCGTTTTGATAAGGTGATATTGGAGTCAGCATCTCCCGGATTGAGGCAGAAATCGGAGCGCGAACAACGTTTGCAAGCTGATTTACACCTAGTACAAAAATTGAAAACAAGCGACTTCAAAGACTTTTTATTAAACTGGTATAATCAGCCTTTATTCAAATCTTTAAAAGTTCGCCAAGATTTTGAACAATTAATAGAACGCAAGCTAGATAATAATCCAATCGAGTTAGCCAAATCCCTCCGTAATATGGGAACCGGCAATCAGCCGTCTCTATGGGAGGAACTTGAAAAAAATAAAAAACCTATGCTGTTGCTAACGGGAGAATATGATGATAAATTTATAGCTATCAATACAGAGATGGCAAGTTTATGCCCGAAGGCTAAGTTAGAAGTTATACCCAAGACTGGTCATAATATTCACTTAGAAAACCCGAATAAATTTGTCACAATTCTGATGAAATTTTATTGCTCAGCAGAAAGTTGA
- a CDS encoding o-succinylbenzoate synthase gives MLYQFDFRIYQRKFNRPLQTNHGDWNIREGIIIRLTGETGKFSLGEIAPINWLGSESFEQAIDFCRQLPARIKEEIILSIPTELPACQFGFESAWENIEQPRQNTAPPYPQLAKDGDQIQNQYSGLLPSGKAALQVWQTLWNQGYRTFKWKIGVGQIQEELQVFEQLISAIVQMETLVFLRLDANQGLTYKDACQWLEICDSITANEQANINIEFIEQPLPVNQFDLMLHLSSSYSTPIALDESVVTINQMQECYQQGWRGIFVIKPCIAGSPSQLRQFCQSHDIDAVFSSVFETKIGREKALSLAFELSHHNRALGFGVNHWFDEEEESWLEHLWHNI, from the coding sequence ATGTTATACCAATTTGATTTTCGCATCTATCAACGTAAGTTCAATCGACCTTTACAAACCAATCACGGCGATTGGAATATTCGAGAAGGAATTATCATTCGTCTGACTGGAGAAACTGGTAAATTTAGTTTAGGTGAAATTGCTCCCATTAATTGGTTGGGTTCCGAAAGTTTCGAGCAAGCTATAGATTTTTGTCGCCAGTTACCAGCAAGAATTAAAGAGGAGATTATTTTATCGATTCCCACTGAATTACCCGCCTGCCAATTTGGTTTTGAGTCTGCTTGGGAAAATATTGAGCAACCAAGACAAAATACAGCTCCCCCTTACCCACAATTGGCAAAAGATGGCGATCAAATCCAAAATCAATACAGTGGTTTATTGCCATCTGGGAAAGCAGCTTTACAGGTATGGCAAACACTATGGAATCAAGGATATCGCACGTTTAAATGGAAAATAGGAGTTGGTCAAATTCAAGAAGAACTTCAAGTTTTTGAACAATTAATTTCTGCTATTGTTCAGATGGAAACTCTAGTATTTTTGCGCTTAGATGCCAATCAGGGACTAACCTATAAAGACGCTTGCCAATGGTTAGAAATCTGCGATTCTATAACTGCTAATGAGCAAGCGAACATAAATATTGAATTTATAGAACAACCATTACCTGTAAATCAATTCGATCTCATGTTACACTTATCCAGTAGCTATTCTACTCCCATTGCTTTAGATGAATCGGTTGTTACCATTAATCAGATGCAAGAATGTTATCAGCAAGGTTGGCGGGGAATTTTTGTAATTAAACCTTGCATAGCTGGTTCCCCTTCACAATTGCGACAATTTTGCCAAAGCCATGATATTGATGCTGTTTTTTCATCAGTCTTTGAAACTAAGATTGGAAGAGAAAAAGCACTGAGTTTAGCCTTTGAACTTTCCCATCATAATAGAGCATTAGGTTTTGGTGTCAACCACTGGTTTGATGAAGAGGAAGAAAGCTGGTTAGAGCATTTATGGCACAACATTTAA
- a CDS encoding 2-succinylbenzoate--CoA ligase: MAQHLIPDILENLSRLPNNWLIGYDSGEVARIAEQKFHNLTQLDNINIPPIILLAEREPVQFIASFIAACAAGSQIFLCNPNWVKQEWEQVFNLVNPDIIWGQDAEYLKSNYQLPITNYQLPITNYQLIMIPTGGSSGKIKFAIHTWETLVASVEGFKQYFQLSAINSFCVLPLYHVSGLMQFMRSFTSGGKLVIVPFKALESNDKGEINPADFFISLVPTQLQCLLENPDIASWLSRFPTVLLGGAPAWNSLLEEARKYRIRLAPTYGMTETASQIATLKPEYFLAGNNSYGQILPHAKVNIVSGSHEVLADNQIGNITINADSLTLGYYPKIFGNRDNFHTDDLGYLDEYGYLNIVGRSSDKIITGGENVFPAEIEAAIRATGLVTDICVIGLPDNYWGQIVTVVYVSTKPEVSTASLQIAIEDKLSKFKRPKYWMSVESLPRNSQGKVNRERLQEIAIKSLKAND; this comes from the coding sequence ATGGCACAACATTTAATTCCCGATATTTTAGAAAATTTATCGCGTTTACCTAATAACTGGCTTATTGGTTACGACAGTGGCGAAGTTGCCAGGATTGCAGAGCAAAAGTTCCATAATTTAACACAATTAGATAATATTAACATCCCCCCGATAATTTTACTGGCGGAGCGAGAACCCGTGCAATTTATCGCCAGTTTTATTGCCGCTTGTGCGGCGGGAAGTCAGATTTTTCTCTGCAATCCTAACTGGGTAAAACAGGAGTGGGAGCAAGTTTTTAATTTAGTTAATCCTGACATAATTTGGGGACAAGACGCAGAATATCTAAAAAGTAATTACCAATTACCAATTACCAATTACCAATTACCAATTACCAATTACCAATTAATAATGATTCCTACTGGAGGTTCGTCAGGAAAAATTAAATTTGCTATCCATACCTGGGAAACTTTGGTGGCATCGGTAGAAGGATTTAAACAATATTTCCAATTATCCGCCATTAATTCATTTTGCGTATTGCCGCTATATCACGTCAGTGGATTAATGCAATTTATGCGCTCGTTTACTAGCGGCGGTAAACTGGTAATCGTACCATTTAAAGCACTTGAATCTAATGATAAAGGTGAGATAAACCCCGCAGATTTTTTCATTTCTCTAGTGCCAACTCAACTACAATGCTTGCTAGAAAATCCAGATATAGCTAGTTGGTTATCTCGCTTTCCTACTGTCCTTTTAGGTGGTGCTCCAGCTTGGAATTCACTATTAGAAGAAGCTAGAAAATACCGCATTCGATTAGCTCCAACTTATGGTATGACAGAAACGGCTTCCCAAATTGCGACACTCAAACCAGAATATTTCCTGGCGGGAAATAACAGCTATGGTCAGATTTTGCCCCATGCGAAGGTGAATATTGTTAGTGGGAGTCACGAAGTATTAGCTGATAATCAAATAGGAAATATTACTATTAATGCTGATTCCTTAACGTTAGGTTATTATCCTAAAATATTTGGAAATAGAGATAATTTTCACACAGATGATCTGGGATATTTAGATGAATATGGTTATTTAAATATTGTAGGACGTAGCAGTGATAAAATTATAACTGGGGGCGAAAATGTATTTCCTGCTGAGATAGAAGCGGCAATTAGAGCTACTGGTTTAGTAACTGATATCTGCGTAATTGGCTTACCAGATAACTATTGGGGTCAAATTGTAACTGTGGTTTATGTTTCTACAAAACCAGAGGTTTCTACTGCATCTTTGCAAATTGCAATCGAGGATAAATTGAGCAAATTTAAGCGGCCTAAATACTGGATGAGTGTCGAAAGTTTGCCGCGCAATTCTCAAGGTAAAGTCAACCGCGAACGGTTACAAGAAATTGCCATAAAATCTTTGAAGGCTAATGATTAG
- a CDS encoding Uma2 family endonuclease, with product MTFTQIQTPTSETQNQKEDDIIFPPGDLDSNEPPLESDLHRKQIDLLIRLLEWLWRDRQDFYVSGNLTVYFSPNQNKSQDFRGPDFFVVLNTERKPRKSWVVWEEDGKYPNVIVELLSSSTAATDKGLKKQIYAENFRTIDYFWFDPYNLEFAGFHFVDGKYQPLEPNAEGWLWSQQLELFLGIHNSQLRFLTPDGKLVATPEEIAIESQNLLARYRERFGELPED from the coding sequence ATGACTTTTACCCAAATCCAAACCCCTACGTCCGAAACCCAAAATCAAAAAGAAGATGATATTATATTCCCACCAGGCGACCTTGACAGTAACGAACCTCCCTTGGAAAGCGACTTACACCGCAAACAAATTGACCTACTGATCCGCCTCCTAGAATGGTTATGGCGCGACAGGCAAGATTTCTACGTTTCTGGAAATCTTACTGTTTACTTTAGCCCCAACCAAAATAAATCTCAAGATTTCCGAGGGCCAGACTTTTTCGTTGTCCTCAATACCGAGCGCAAGCCACGCAAAAGTTGGGTTGTGTGGGAAGAAGACGGGAAGTATCCGAATGTCATTGTAGAATTGCTTTCATCTTCTACTGCTGCTACAGATAAAGGTTTAAAGAAGCAAATTTACGCAGAAAATTTCCGTACAATCGATTATTTTTGGTTCGATCCTTACAATTTGGAATTTGCAGGATTCCATTTTGTAGATGGAAAATATCAACCCTTAGAACCTAACGCCGAAGGGTGGTTGTGGAGTCAACAGCTTGAGTTATTTCTGGGGATTCATAATTCGCAATTGCGCTTTTTAACACCAGATGGTAAACTTGTTGCCACGCCAGAAGAAATCGCTATCGAATCCCAGAATTTGTTAGCTCGCTATCGGGAACGCTTTGGCGAATTGCCAGAAGATTAA
- a CDS encoding putative 2-dehydropantoate 2-reductase, with translation MINRSYAILGTGALGGFYGARLQQAGLDIHFLLRSDYEYVKQNGLVVKSPEGDFTLPQVHAYKNVDQMPNCDVIVVALKTTQNYLLPELLPHFTNPNSIFLVLQNGLGIEPKVAEIVGNKRVIGGLCFLCSNKVGAGHIRHLDYGTITMGEYSAQYQPSGISDRLREIANDFESAGIPIVISEDLLLARWKKLVWNIPYNGLSVVLDARTDELMANADTRILVEKLMWEVVAGAKSCDRTIPDDFIAKMLDYTDKMKPYRTSMKLDYDRKQRLEVEAIFGNPLRMAEELGVNLPLIDMLYRQLKFLDIRECK, from the coding sequence ATGATAAATCGCAGTTATGCTATTCTGGGAACAGGTGCTTTAGGCGGCTTCTATGGTGCTAGATTACAGCAAGCAGGTTTAGATATCCATTTCCTGCTACGTAGTGATTACGAGTACGTCAAGCAAAATGGTTTGGTGGTAAAATCGCCAGAGGGTGACTTTACTTTGCCACAAGTTCACGCCTATAAAAATGTTGACCAAATGCCGAACTGTGATGTTATAGTTGTGGCTTTGAAGACTACTCAAAATTATTTACTCCCGGAATTATTACCACATTTTACAAACCCAAATAGTATTTTTTTAGTATTGCAAAATGGGCTAGGCATAGAACCAAAAGTAGCAGAAATTGTCGGAAATAAACGGGTAATAGGAGGCTTGTGCTTTCTTTGTTCTAATAAGGTGGGCGCAGGTCATATTCGCCACTTAGATTATGGTACAATTACTATGGGTGAATACTCCGCTCAGTATCAACCAAGTGGAATTAGTGATAGATTACGTGAGATTGCTAATGACTTTGAATCCGCTGGCATTCCTATAGTAATCAGCGAAGATTTACTTTTAGCCAGATGGAAGAAACTTGTCTGGAATATTCCTTATAATGGGCTTTCTGTAGTTCTGGATGCTAGAACTGATGAACTGATGGCTAATGCTGATACGCGGATTTTGGTGGAAAAATTGATGTGGGAAGTTGTAGCGGGAGCAAAAAGTTGCGATCGCACTATTCCCGATGATTTTATCGCAAAAATGCTTGATTATACTGACAAAATGAAGCCTTATCGGACTAGCATGAAACTGGATTACGATCGAAAACAACGGCTAGAAGTTGAGGCGATTTTTGGCAATCCACTGCGAATGGCTGAAGAATTAGGTGTTAATTTACCTCTAATTGATATGCTTTATCGACAGTTAAAGTTTTTGGATATTCGTGAATGTAAATAA
- a CDS encoding acyl-CoA thioesterase, giving the protein MPFTYFRIVRFQDTDAAGVVYFANVLAICHEAYEASLAASAINLKVFFSNPKVAIPIVHASVDFYRPMFCGNELAIDLTPQQLANDEFEITYQIFSNEVADRCAAKAITKHVCIDATTRKRQPLSQELIQWLAQF; this is encoded by the coding sequence ATGCCCTTTACTTATTTCCGAATAGTTCGCTTTCAAGATACTGATGCTGCTGGTGTGGTTTACTTTGCGAATGTTTTGGCAATTTGCCACGAAGCTTATGAAGCATCTCTAGCAGCATCCGCCATTAATCTTAAGGTATTTTTTAGCAACCCAAAGGTGGCGATTCCAATTGTTCATGCCAGCGTAGACTTTTACCGTCCCATGTTTTGCGGTAATGAATTGGCGATCGATTTAACCCCTCAACAGCTTGCAAATGATGAATTTGAAATTACTTATCAAATTTTTTCTAATGAGGTTGCAGATAGATGTGCTGCTAAAGCAATTACTAAGCACGTCTGTATCGATGCAACTACTCGGAAGCGCCAACCTTTATCTCAGGAGTTAATCCAATGGCTAGCTCAATTTTAG
- a CDS encoding peptidoglycan-binding domain-containing protein — MDNIAYSHLYLAYEQPSQVREWNCPQLTSKILFCLPSVLTVVSVLGNVNTSFAALSDRTKDFPVVELQNRLKELGYFPKNVKSTGFFGTITQEALAEFQCANNLLSSGILDSETSAKLESGEAQPYSPQTGIKLLKLGSSNGCVKQLQLQLAALGYYRGKINGRFEYSTQVAVQQFQQDSSLEADGIVGSVTRKALNDKVKDI, encoded by the coding sequence ATGGATAATATCGCCTACTCTCACTTATACCTAGCCTACGAGCAACCATCTCAAGTAAGAGAATGGAATTGTCCTCAACTCACTAGCAAGATTCTATTCTGTCTCCCGTCAGTTTTGACAGTAGTATCTGTTTTGGGAAATGTAAATACTTCCTTCGCAGCACTAAGCGATCGAACCAAAGATTTCCCAGTAGTTGAGCTTCAAAACCGATTGAAAGAGCTTGGTTACTTCCCAAAGAATGTAAAATCTACAGGATTTTTTGGAACGATCACTCAAGAGGCACTAGCTGAATTTCAATGCGCCAATAATCTCCTATCAAGTGGTATTTTAGACTCCGAAACTTCGGCAAAACTAGAAAGTGGTGAAGCTCAACCCTACTCACCGCAAACTGGCATTAAATTATTAAAGTTAGGCAGCAGTAATGGTTGCGTTAAACAATTGCAATTGCAGTTAGCAGCTTTGGGCTATTACAGAGGTAAAATTAATGGCAGATTTGAGTATTCAACTCAAGTTGCAGTCCAGCAGTTTCAGCAAGATTCCTCTCTGGAGGCAGATGGAATTGTTGGATCGGTCACTCGTAAAGCCCTGAACGATAAAGTGAAGGATATTTAA
- a CDS encoding tellurite resistance TerB family protein — MGLFDKLAGDRKQSEVTLGPAEAFAAIALIAVAADGYITDSEGQAISTTLSRMQLFRSYPNDVMRKMIDRLLSILQRQGVEVLFNAATAILPDDLRETAFAVTTDIVLADGEVSEEEEKLLNDLYRALEISEETALKIVDVMMIKNKG, encoded by the coding sequence ATGGGTTTGTTTGATAAACTAGCGGGCGACCGCAAACAAAGTGAAGTAACTCTAGGCCCAGCCGAAGCTTTTGCTGCGATCGCACTTATTGCTGTTGCTGCCGATGGTTACATTACTGATAGCGAAGGTCAAGCTATTAGCACTACGCTATCAAGAATGCAACTTTTTCGGAGCTATCCTAATGATGTGATGAGAAAAATGATCGATCGCCTTCTGAGTATTCTCCAGCGGCAAGGTGTTGAGGTTCTATTTAATGCTGCTACCGCAATACTGCCTGACGATCTCAGGGAAACAGCTTTTGCTGTTACAACTGATATTGTCTTGGCAGATGGCGAAGTTTCGGAAGAAGAAGAAAAACTTTTGAACGATCTCTATCGCGCATTAGAGATTTCAGAAGAGACGGCGCTGAAGATCGTAGATGTAATGATGATCAAGAACAAAGGATAA
- a CDS encoding ATP-binding protein translates to MPSLNFQAIGEIRFLQRQAASLLLYQSVLKSEVGHAFLELLQALHHSGDNSFECLQAYGKWFEVQAAKNISWQEHLIAQIITDDNPFSRQAQNVDFANLSPALVDAARHDLQILQSLYQCSGDQLSKWVRTAGQLSAPPVVWHSEKKDVEANHELPLRSKLEKLENWSNSLEMLAANYRQFGCGLFAKYRAFQWRAGKLSSIPYPDPVKLTELVGYEFQREALLKNTKFLLAGYPALHVLLYGSRGSGKSSLVKALLNEFGNRHLRLIEVAKSDLKDLPLIIEQLRGVSQKFIIFVDDLSFEEDDDAFKSLKVILEGNVTARPLNVVVYATSNRRHLIREFFEDRPRPRDGDEVHAWDTVQEKLSFSDRFGLTLTFEPADQNIYLKIVRHLANQAGINLSSEDLESRAKEWATRHNGRSGRTARQFVNFLQADLAISGQDIGKNQQTVPSL, encoded by the coding sequence ATGCCTTCCCTAAACTTTCAAGCGATCGGAGAGATCCGCTTCCTCCAACGCCAAGCCGCATCCCTGTTGCTCTATCAATCCGTTCTCAAAAGTGAAGTGGGTCATGCCTTTCTCGAACTCCTACAAGCTCTCCACCATAGCGGAGACAACAGTTTTGAGTGCCTGCAAGCCTATGGGAAGTGGTTTGAAGTCCAAGCTGCTAAAAATATTAGTTGGCAAGAACATCTGATTGCACAAATTATCACAGATGACAACCCCTTTTCTCGCCAAGCTCAAAATGTAGATTTTGCTAACTTATCACCAGCTTTAGTTGATGCTGCACGGCATGATTTACAAATATTACAAAGCCTTTATCAATGCAGCGGCGACCAACTCAGCAAATGGGTACGAACCGCCGGTCAACTATCAGCTCCACCTGTTGTTTGGCATTCAGAAAAAAAAGACGTAGAAGCAAACCATGAATTGCCCCTACGCAGTAAATTAGAAAAGCTAGAAAACTGGTCAAATTCCCTAGAAATGCTAGCAGCTAACTATCGGCAATTTGGCTGCGGATTGTTTGCTAAGTATCGAGCTTTCCAATGGCGAGCCGGGAAGTTATCAAGCATCCCATATCCCGACCCTGTAAAGTTGACGGAGTTAGTGGGTTACGAGTTCCAGCGCGAGGCATTGCTGAAAAATACCAAATTTTTACTAGCAGGATATCCTGCTTTGCACGTCTTACTTTATGGTAGCAGAGGCTCTGGTAAATCATCCTTAGTAAAGGCACTCTTAAATGAGTTTGGCAATCGCCATCTTCGCCTAATTGAAGTAGCAAAATCCGACCTGAAAGATTTGCCATTGATTATCGAGCAGTTACGCGGTGTTTCTCAAAAGTTTATTATCTTTGTAGATGACCTCTCCTTTGAAGAAGATGACGATGCTTTTAAATCTCTCAAAGTAATTTTAGAAGGAAACGTCACAGCTAGACCTCTAAATGTCGTAGTTTATGCTACTTCTAATCGGCGGCACTTAATTCGAGAATTTTTTGAAGACAGGCCCCGTCCCCGCGACGGTGATGAAGTTCACGCCTGGGATACAGTTCAGGAAAAACTTTCCTTTAGCGATCGTTTTGGTTTAACTTTAACATTTGAACCAGCCGACCAAAACATCTACTTAAAGATTGTCCGCCATTTAGCAAATCAAGCAGGAATTAACCTCAGTTCTGAAGATTTAGAATCTCGCGCTAAAGAGTGGGCAACCCGGCACAACGGTCGTTCGGGAAGAACAGCAAGGCAATTTGTTAACTTTCTGCAAGCAGATTTAGCTATTTCTGGGCAAGATATTGGAAAAAATCAGCAGACAGTGCCATCATTGTAA
- a CDS encoding TMEM14 family protein, giving the protein MNLGIATAIAYGILTFVGGIIGYAKAQSKASLISGSLSGLLLIFSGIVQLQGQSWGLILATVVAAVLVIVFIARLVKTRKLMPAGLMIAGGLVSLALLVYQLSTVLEPTV; this is encoded by the coding sequence ATGAATTTAGGTATAGCCACCGCGATCGCCTATGGCATTTTAACTTTTGTTGGCGGCATTATTGGATATGCCAAGGCTCAAAGCAAAGCCTCTTTGATTTCTGGGAGTCTTAGCGGCCTGCTGCTGATTTTTAGCGGTATAGTCCAACTTCAGGGACAAAGTTGGGGTTTAATCTTAGCAACAGTTGTAGCTGCTGTGCTGGTAATTGTTTTTATTGCACGGCTAGTTAAAACTCGGAAATTGATGCCAGCGGGCTTAATGATTGCGGGAGGTCTGGTTTCTCTGGCACTGCTAGTTTATCAACTTAGCACAGTTTTAGAGCCAACAGTTTGA
- a CDS encoding M48 family metallopeptidase, with amino-acid sequence MFKFFSPFSIAFKSFWLSYRRAYRRTVYVLLSLSIIAGIWLVSPHPGQAISLPELIFRGIQVIQLSNLSDRQEVSIGEQINKELTGSEVKIYRDRAATRYVDEIGQLLAQQSDRANIPYTFQIVDDDDINAFATMGGFVYVNKGLMAAADNEAQLASVIAHEIGHIVARHSVKQMRQMAIAQGVASAAGLDRNLAVQIGVELALRRPHSREAEYQADQLGLRMLGQAGYAQSAMIEFMKKLLNKSSPPTFLSTHPATSDRIAAMSQSIDPARADRGEGLNNAAYRQKIRQFLGS; translated from the coding sequence ATGTTTAAATTTTTCTCACCCTTCTCGATCGCCTTCAAAAGCTTCTGGTTGAGTTATCGACGTGCTTACCGTCGGACAGTCTATGTGTTGTTGTCTCTTTCCATAATTGCAGGTATTTGGCTGGTTTCGCCTCATCCGGGTCAGGCGATATCTTTGCCAGAGCTAATTTTTCGCGGGATTCAGGTAATACAATTATCGAATCTATCCGATCGCCAAGAAGTTTCGATTGGCGAACAGATTAATAAAGAGTTAACGGGTAGCGAAGTTAAAATTTATCGCGATCGCGCTGCGACTAGGTATGTTGATGAAATCGGTCAACTGTTGGCTCAACAGAGCGATCGCGCTAATATCCCTTATACTTTCCAGATTGTTGATGATGACGATATCAATGCTTTTGCCACAATGGGCGGCTTTGTCTATGTGAATAAGGGTTTGATGGCGGCGGCGGATAATGAAGCACAGTTAGCAAGTGTCATAGCTCATGAAATTGGGCATATCGTGGCTCGGCATTCGGTTAAACAAATGCGTCAAATGGCGATCGCGCAAGGAGTGGCTTCTGCTGCTGGACTCGATCGAAATCTGGCCGTACAGATTGGTGTAGAATTAGCTTTGCGTCGCCCCCACAGTCGAGAGGCGGAATATCAAGCGGATCAATTGGGATTGCGAATGCTGGGACAGGCTGGTTATGCTCAATCTGCCATGATTGAGTTTATGAAAAAATTGTTGAATAAATCTTCGCCTCCTACGTTTTTGAGCACTCACCCAGCAACTAGCGATCGCATCGCTGCTATGAGTCAATCTATAGATCCTGCTCGTGCCGATCGCGGGGAAGGTTTGAATAATGCGGCATACAGACAAAAGATTCGTCAGTTTTTAGGATCTTAA